A region of Desulfovibrio sp. UIB00 DNA encodes the following proteins:
- a CDS encoding rubredoxin has product MAEPKDMWRCQMVNCGYVYDPDRGDKRHKIPAGTRFEDLPEDWKCPVCGATKKSFRPLSDEG; this is encoded by the coding sequence ATGGCTGAACCCAAGGATATGTGGCGTTGCCAGATGGTCAATTGCGGCTATGTTTACGACCCCGACCGGGGCGACAAACGCCATAAAATACCGGCTGGAACCCGTTTTGAAGATCTGCCAGAAGACTGGAAATGCCCTGTATGCGGGGCAACAAAAAAGAGCTTTCGTCCTTTGAGTGACGAAGGCTAA
- a CDS encoding glucokinase — MQRIFAADIGGTNARFALFIVYEGNLTLISAVWAKSADLGNAHDVLQAMQQLLQSPFSAGDSLVIALAGPVKGLRGKLTNGQLRVDLNGVAQQYSLACCLLLNDFSAQAFATLTPCGTAAALVRSSTRSIDESRETRAVLGAGTGLGAAMLVRSGGPDSAGSWLAVPSEAGHTAFAFVGPEEQAYQAFLARELGRDYPTAENVLSGEGLSVLHYYLSGQFFYPPAVGAEALSHETPTLLWYARFWGRFCRQWILTTLCRGGLWIAGGIAAKNPLCLTHPAFLQELGLVPDIGGIAASVPIYLIADGNSGLWGAACAAVEHFCHMPQAEKG; from the coding sequence ATGCAACGCATCTTCGCAGCAGATATAGGTGGAACCAACGCAAGATTTGCCCTGTTCATAGTGTATGAGGGCAATCTCACGCTTATTTCTGCGGTGTGGGCAAAGTCGGCTGATCTGGGCAATGCCCACGATGTGCTGCAAGCCATGCAGCAGCTTTTACAATCTCCATTTTCTGCGGGTGATTCTCTCGTCATTGCCCTTGCCGGGCCTGTGAAGGGTCTGCGCGGCAAACTCACCAACGGGCAGTTGCGTGTTGATCTTAATGGCGTAGCACAGCAGTACAGCCTGGCCTGCTGCCTGCTGCTCAACGATTTCAGCGCGCAGGCCTTTGCCACGCTGACGCCCTGCGGTACAGCGGCCGCGCTTGTACGCAGCAGCACCCGATCCATTGACGAATCCAGAGAAACCCGGGCCGTGCTTGGCGCTGGCACTGGCCTTGGCGCTGCCATGCTGGTGCGCTCGGGCGGGCCTGACTCTGCCGGAAGCTGGCTGGCCGTGCCCTCGGAGGCCGGGCATACGGCCTTTGCTTTTGTTGGGCCGGAAGAACAGGCCTATCAGGCCTTCCTAGCCCGTGAACTGGGACGCGATTACCCCACGGCGGAAAATGTGCTTTCCGGTGAAGGGCTCTCCGTGCTGCACTACTATCTTTCCGGCCAGTTTTTTTACCCCCCCGCCGTGGGTGCAGAGGCGCTGTCGCACGAAACGCCCACGCTGTTGTGGTATGCCAGATTTTGGGGTCGTTTTTGCCGCCAGTGGATCCTGACCACGCTCTGCCGTGGCGGATTGTGGATTGCTGGCGGCATCGCCGCCAAAAATCCCCTGTGCCTGACGCATCCGGCCTTTTTGCAAGAGCTTGGTCTGGTGCCCGATATTGGCGGCATTGCGGCCTCTGTTCCTATTTATCTTATCGCCGATGGAAACAGTGGTCTGTGGGGTGCGGCGTGCGCAGCTGTGGAGCATTTCTGCCATATGCCCCAGGCGGAAAAGGGCTAG
- the ybaK gene encoding Cys-tRNA(Pro) deacylase, protein MAAAKVSKTNAARILEGLGISYELHTADVDENDLSAVTMAHNLGVDPACVFKTLVARGDKTGVLMACIPAAAELDLKALAAASGNKHVEMVPLKDVRPLTGYMRGGCSPLGAKKAYPVFLDENAILLETIFVSAGQRGVQLCLKPDDLLRAVEGQYAPVARI, encoded by the coding sequence ATGGCTGCCGCAAAAGTCTCCAAAACCAATGCCGCCAGAATTCTTGAAGGCTTGGGCATTTCCTACGAACTGCACACTGCTGACGTGGACGAAAATGACCTGTCAGCCGTGACCATGGCGCACAATCTGGGGGTTGACCCTGCCTGCGTTTTCAAAACTCTGGTAGCCAGAGGCGACAAAACAGGCGTGCTCATGGCCTGCATCCCTGCTGCGGCGGAGCTTGACCTCAAGGCGCTGGCTGCCGCATCTGGCAACAAGCATGTGGAAATGGTTCCGCTCAAGGATGTTCGTCCCCTCACCGGCTATATGCGCGGCGGCTGCTCCCCCCTTGGAGCCAAGAAGGCCTATCCGGTTTTTTTGGACGAAAACGCCATCCTGCTTGAAACCATCTTTGTGAGCGCAGGCCAGCGCGGCGTTCAGCTGTGCCTCAAGCCGGATGATCTGCTACGCGCTGTTGAAGGGCAATACGCCCCAGTGGCGCGCATTTAG
- a CDS encoding ATP-binding protein yields MSDAQQPHQGNLANPLVLALEISSSALLHVSKEPFLRAAMASIGESLHCEQVSLVEFDDEQWSAPVVWRSGIRSATGDMPAATLNDMSPVLNMFEEGKSLCVADTSAMPEGPQKALFLSRGIKSAICVPIAHDGQLFGGICLLRHRYRGQWSIEDSSLCHLLSSILAITLTHFRLYGQLQRKHRQLHDILDAFTDPVCIVDMETYKILFVNNSVEETYPRKDGTLSNICYKRLMGRDTPCPFCTNAIIAASSEPYQWTYENKATRRTYTVVDKAIKWDNDKTVRLSISRDVTDLLQTQHEKQDAVVASQAKSEFLAHMSHEIRTPMNGIIGLTHLALQSNPSDEQKNYLQKIRTSATNLLAIINDILDLSKIEANKMVLEDANYPLEDVLEFVHTSLRFPIEQKGLEYECKLGDDVPLKLWGDSLRLKQVLLNLMNNAVKFTAEGRITLRIDRELSGDKDSLHFRIADTGMGISREYQQHLFDPYTQANASISRRFGGTGLGLSICKRIAELMHGTLWCESELGKGSTFHLSIPCTAARNIYCPQEQAVATAEPLDGAAECSILVAEDNEINVEVLRAMLRQLGFECDVAPNGKEALRMAMETPYDIVLMDVNMPVMDGLTATRELRSMLPENDEQKALPIIALTAATLPDNIAEIINAGMNDHIGKPFSMATLRNKLAKWLKLH; encoded by the coding sequence ATGTCAGACGCACAACAGCCGCATCAGGGCAATCTAGCCAATCCCCTGGTGCTGGCCTTGGAAATATCAAGTTCAGCCCTTCTGCACGTCAGCAAAGAGCCTTTTCTCAGAGCAGCCATGGCCAGTATTGGCGAATCCTTGCACTGTGAGCAGGTGTCTCTTGTGGAATTTGACGATGAGCAGTGGTCTGCCCCAGTAGTCTGGCGGTCGGGCATTCGCAGTGCAACTGGTGATATGCCTGCGGCAACGCTCAACGACATGTCGCCGGTGCTGAACATGTTTGAAGAGGGCAAAAGCCTGTGCGTTGCCGATACCTCGGCCATGCCTGAAGGCCCGCAAAAAGCCCTGTTTCTCTCCCGTGGCATCAAATCGGCAATCTGCGTGCCCATCGCCCACGATGGCCAGCTTTTTGGCGGCATCTGCCTTTTGCGGCATCGCTATCGCGGGCAATGGTCCATTGAGGATTCCAGCCTTTGCCACCTTTTGAGCAGCATCCTTGCCATCACGTTGACGCATTTCCGTCTTTACGGGCAGTTGCAGCGCAAGCACAGACAACTGCACGACATCCTTGATGCCTTCACTGATCCTGTCTGCATTGTGGACATGGAGACATACAAGATTCTTTTCGTCAACAACAGTGTTGAAGAAACATATCCGCGCAAAGACGGCACGTTGTCCAACATCTGCTACAAAAGGCTCATGGGGCGGGATACGCCCTGCCCCTTTTGCACCAATGCCATTATTGCCGCCTCCAGCGAGCCCTATCAGTGGACGTATGAAAACAAGGCCACCAGACGCACCTATACGGTCGTGGACAAGGCCATCAAGTGGGACAACGACAAAACGGTTCGCCTCAGCATTTCACGCGATGTGACTGATCTGCTGCAAACCCAGCACGAAAAGCAGGATGCCGTGGTGGCCTCGCAGGCCAAAAGCGAATTTCTGGCGCATATGAGCCATGAAATTCGCACGCCCATGAACGGCATCATCGGCCTCACCCATCTGGCCCTGCAATCCAATCCCAGCGACGAGCAGAAAAACTATCTGCAAAAAATCCGAACTTCCGCCACAAACTTGCTGGCCATCATCAACGATATTCTGGATCTTTCCAAGATCGAAGCCAACAAGATGGTGCTGGAAGACGCCAACTATCCGCTGGAAGACGTGCTTGAATTCGTACACACCTCGCTGCGCTTTCCCATTGAGCAGAAGGGGCTTGAGTATGAATGCAAACTTGGCGACGATGTGCCGCTGAAGCTCTGGGGCGACAGCCTGCGCCTCAAGCAGGTTTTGCTCAACCTCATGAACAATGCCGTCAAATTCACCGCCGAGGGGCGTATCACCCTGCGAATTGACCGCGAGCTTTCTGGCGACAAAGACAGCCTGCACTTCAGAATTGCCGATACGGGCATGGGCATCAGCCGCGAATACCAGCAGCACCTTTTTGATCCTTATACCCAGGCCAATGCGAGCATCAGCCGCCGCTTTGGCGGCACCGGCCTTGGGCTGAGCATCTGCAAACGCATTGCGGAACTCATGCACGGCACGCTGTGGTGCGAGAGCGAGCTGGGCAAGGGTTCCACCTTCCACCTGAGCATTCCCTGCACGGCTGCCCGCAATATCTATTGCCCCCAGGAGCAGGCCGTCGCCACGGCAGAGCCGCTGGACGGAGCGGCAGAGTGCAGCATTCTGGTGGCGGAAGACAACGAGATCAACGTGGAAGTATTGCGCGCCATGCTGCGCCAGCTGGGCTTTGAATGCGATGTTGCGCCCAACGGCAAGGAAGCCCTGCGCATGGCCATGGAAACCCCATATGATATTGTGCTGATGGATGTTAACATGCCCGTCATGGACGGCCTGACCGCCACGCGCGAACTGCGGAGCATGCTGCCGGAAAATGACGAGCAAAAAGCCCTGCCCATCATTGCCCTCACCGCCGCGACACTGCCTGACAACATTGCCGAAATCATCAACGCGGGCATGAACGACCACATTGGCAAGCCCTTCAGCATGGCTACCCTGCGCAATAAACTCGCCAAGTGGCTCAAGCTCCACTGA
- a CDS encoding PhzF family phenazine biosynthesis protein, translating to MQYYHADVFCKEPMTGNGLTVFIAKTFPESAVMQQIAREFRQFETIFLVRRGDAVFDARIFTVEEELDFAGHPILGAAAVVQREFFQEASSTILFTLNSKQVSVFCSAHGDFYDCCMDQGPAEFICALEPEAYTTYLQPLNLAPHNIAAGFPLEVVSTGLPYLLVPLASGLEQARILMTDYESRLAQIGAKFAYIFDVNAVEGRTWDNAGMAEDVATGSAAGPVGAYLYKHNKFSPAQEILIRQGRFVGRDSEISVRRDKASGNMLVSGQVRLLVRGECLPGM from the coding sequence GTGCAGTATTATCACGCAGATGTATTTTGCAAGGAGCCCATGACCGGCAACGGGCTGACTGTTTTTATTGCCAAGACCTTTCCAGAAAGCGCAGTCATGCAGCAGATCGCCAGGGAATTCAGGCAGTTTGAAACAATCTTCCTTGTGCGGCGGGGCGATGCTGTTTTTGACGCGCGCATCTTTACGGTTGAAGAAGAACTGGATTTCGCCGGGCATCCAATTCTAGGCGCTGCTGCGGTTGTGCAACGCGAATTTTTTCAGGAGGCCTCCAGCACGATTCTGTTCACCCTGAACAGCAAGCAGGTCTCTGTTTTTTGTTCGGCGCATGGCGATTTTTATGATTGCTGCATGGATCAGGGACCAGCGGAATTTATTTGCGCCCTGGAGCCGGAAGCGTACACAACGTATTTGCAGCCGCTGAATCTTGCACCGCACAATATTGCTGCCGGATTTCCCCTGGAAGTAGTTTCCACAGGGCTGCCCTATCTTCTGGTGCCCCTTGCCTCAGGCCTGGAGCAGGCCCGCATTCTCATGACGGATTACGAATCAAGGCTCGCACAGATCGGCGCAAAATTCGCGTATATTTTTGACGTCAACGCGGTTGAAGGCAGAACCTGGGACAATGCGGGCATGGCGGAAGACGTAGCCACAGGCAGCGCCGCAGGACCAGTTGGAGCCTACCTGTACAAGCACAACAAATTTTCGCCCGCACAGGAAATACTTATTCGGCAGGGGCGCTTTGTGGGGCGTGACTCGGAAATCAGCGTCCGCAGAGACAAAGCCAGCGGCAACATGCTGGTGAGCGGTCAGGTTCGTTTGCTCGTGCGCGGGGAATGTCTTCCGGGCATGTAA
- a CDS encoding transcriptional repressor produces MAQTQTRMTRQRAVILEELRKLKSHPTADELYSIVRERLPRISLGTVYRNLDFLADSGEIRRLEAAGSTKRFDGDISNHQHVRCIYCGRVGDVEDVKQAPTVEGMQAMGFASILSSRVEYDGVCETCARSLEITQ; encoded by the coding sequence ATGGCTCAAACACAAACACGAATGACCCGGCAGCGGGCAGTCATTTTGGAAGAACTGCGCAAGCTCAAGAGCCATCCTACTGCGGATGAGCTGTACAGCATCGTGCGCGAGCGTTTGCCCCGAATAAGCCTGGGCACTGTGTACCGGAATTTGGATTTTCTGGCAGACAGCGGAGAGATCCGCCGTCTTGAAGCAGCAGGATCAACCAAACGTTTTGATGGCGATATTTCAAACCATCAGCATGTTCGCTGCATTTATTGCGGCCGGGTTGGCGATGTTGAAGACGTCAAGCAGGCCCCCACAGTTGAAGGCATGCAGGCAATGGGTTTTGCGAGTATTTTGAGTTCGCGGGTGGAATACGACGGCGTGTGCGAAACCTGCGCGAGATCGCTTGAAATAACCCAGTAA
- a CDS encoding bacterioferritin, whose product MAENRESRKANVIEVLNKARAMELFAIHQYMNQHYNLDDMDYGELAANMKLIAIDEMRHAENFAERIKELGGEPTTQKDGKIVTGQEVTVIYEADANQEEATIEAYSGFLAICKDAGDIVSARLFERIIDEEQAHLTYYDNIDGHIKKLGDTYLAKIAGTPSTTGPASKGFVTATPAAG is encoded by the coding sequence ATGGCTGAAAACAGGGAAAGCCGGAAGGCTAACGTCATCGAAGTACTGAACAAGGCGCGCGCCATGGAGCTGTTCGCCATCCATCAGTATATGAACCAGCACTACAATCTGGACGATATGGATTATGGCGAGCTTGCTGCCAACATGAAGCTTATCGCCATTGACGAAATGCGTCATGCCGAAAATTTTGCCGAACGCATCAAGGAACTGGGCGGCGAGCCCACTACCCAGAAAGACGGCAAGATCGTTACCGGGCAGGAAGTGACCGTTATCTACGAGGCTGACGCCAATCAGGAAGAAGCCACCATTGAGGCTTACAGCGGTTTTCTCGCCATCTGTAAGGATGCGGGCGACATTGTTTCTGCCCGGCTCTTTGAACGGATCATTGACGAGGAGCAGGCCCACCTGACCTATTACGACAATATTGACGGGCATATCAAAAAACTTGGCGATACCTACCTTGCCAAGATTGCCGGTACGCCTTCCACCACTGGCCCGGCCAGCAAGGGCTTTGTGACCGCAACGCCCGCAGCGGGCTAA